A single Marinilabiliales bacterium DNA region contains:
- a CDS encoding 50S ribosomal protein L22 codes for MGSRKQQRAQQIKEDKKSRYFAVLRNCPTSPRKMRLVADLVRGEEVNKALDTLKYSSKEASRRMEKLLLSAIANWQIKNEGVRIEDTNLVVSEVRVDQARTLKRLRPAPQGRAHRIRKRSNHVTVVLDKVEQQPTEVDTK; via the coding sequence ATGGGATCCAGAAAACAACAACGAGCTCAGCAGATAAAGGAGGATAAGAAAAGCAGGTATTTTGCAGTGTTGCGCAATTGCCCAACTTCTCCTCGTAAGATGAGGCTGGTTGCCGACTTGGTAAGGGGTGAGGAAGTAAACAAGGCTCTTGACACCCTTAAGTACAGTTCAAAGGAAGCATCCCGGAGGATGGAAAAGCTTCTGCTATCAGCTATTGCCAACTGGCAGATAAAGAATGAGGGAGTGCGTATTGAAGATACAAACCTTGTGGTAAGCGAGGTAAGGGTTGACCAGGCAAGGACCCTCAAGAGACTGAGGCCGGCTCCGCAGGGCAGGGCTCATCGTATAAGGAAACGCTCCAACCATGTTACCGTGGTGCTGGACAAAGTTGAACAACAACCGACAGAAGTCGACACAAAATAA
- a CDS encoding 50S ribosomal protein L5 — MDYKPSLKERYFNEIVPALKKEFKYKTVMQVPRLQKIVINQGVGDAVADKKLIETAQVELTAIAGQKAVQTVSRKDISNFKLRRDMPIGVRVTLRRERMYEFLERLIAAALPRIRDFRGVSAKLDGRGNYTLGIAEQIIFPEIDIDKINKILGMEITFVTTAATDEEGYALLREFGIPFKNVKKD, encoded by the coding sequence ATGGACTACAAGCCTTCACTTAAAGAGAGATATTTCAATGAGATTGTGCCTGCGCTCAAAAAGGAGTTCAAATACAAGACTGTTATGCAGGTGCCCAGATTGCAAAAGATCGTAATAAACCAGGGAGTCGGTGATGCGGTAGCGGACAAGAAGCTGATCGAAACGGCACAGGTTGAACTTACTGCCATAGCTGGTCAGAAAGCCGTGCAGACGGTCTCAAGGAAAGACATTTCAAACTTCAAGCTCAGGCGCGATATGCCGATCGGGGTGCGTGTTACACTTCGCAGGGAGAGGATGTATGAATTCCTGGAGAGACTTATAGCAGCCGCCCTGCCAAGGATCAGGGACTTCAGGGGAGTAAGCGCCAAGCTCGACGGACGTGGCAATTATACACTGGGCATAGCCGAGCAAATTATTTTTCCGGAAATAGATATTGACAAGATCAATAAAATACTTGGAATGGAGATCACCTTCGTAACCACTGCCGCTACAGATGAAGAGGGGTATGCATTGCTCAGGGAGTTTGGGATACCATTCAAGAACGTAAAAAAGGATTAG
- a CDS encoding 30S ribosomal protein S14, which produces MAKESMKAREKRRQKLVDRYAEKRAQLKAEGDYVGLSRLPRNSNPIRLHNRCKLTGRPKGYIRQFGVSRITFREMASKGLIPGIRKASW; this is translated from the coding sequence ATGGCAAAAGAGTCAATGAAAGCGCGTGAAAAGCGCCGTCAAAAACTTGTGGACCGTTACGCCGAGAAGCGGGCCCAATTGAAAGCAGAAGGTGATTATGTCGGGTTGAGCCGCCTGCCGCGTAACAGCAACCCTATCCGTCTTCATAACCGGTGCAAGCTGACAGGAAGGCCCAAGGGTTATATACGGCAGTTCGGTGTTAGCAGGATTACTTTCAGGGAGATGGCATCAAAGGGCCTTATTCCCGGTATAAGAAAAGCTAGTTGGTAA
- the fusA gene encoding elongation factor G, translated as MVKNLKHTRNIGIMAHIDAGKTTTTERILFYTGITHRMGEVHDGAATMDWMVQEQERGITITSAATTTFWKYNNEDYKINIIDTPGHVDFTVEVERSLRILDGAVAVFCAVGGVEPQSETVWRQADRYKVPRIGFVNKMDRSGADFLTVVSQIHEKLGANPVPLQLPIGSEENFRGVVDLIEMKAVIWHADKLGVTYEMTGIPDDLEEEAQEWRGRLIESVADADDTILEQYLEDPGSITNEQLIAAIRKATIGMSVVPVMCGAAFKNKGIQRLLDAIVAFLPSPVDIDAIKGINPRNDETIERKPDHTEPMSALAFKIATDPFVGRLAFLRVYSGRIVAGSHVLNVRTGKKERITRLYQMHANKQIPKEFIEAGDICAAVGFKNLRTGDTLCDEKKPVLLESITFPEPVIGVAIEPKTQADIDKLGIALNKLSEEDPTFKVRYDEQSGQTLINGMGELHLEILVDRLKREFKVECNQGAPQVAYKEAITMPVEHREVFRKQTGGRGKFADIIIKISPADEGHTGLQFIDEVKGGNIPKEYIPSVQKGFAEAMQNGVLAGFPVESLKVELVDGSYHNVDSDSLSFEIAAKQAFRHALPKTKPVLLEPIMKVEVVTPEEYMGDVISDFNKRRGNVEKMEGKAGARIIRARVPLAEQFGYVTVLRTLTSGRATSTMEFSHYEKVTDAIAKKILESSTGRKESA; from the coding sequence ATGGTAAAGAATCTAAAACATACGCGAAACATCGGTATTATGGCCCACATTGATGCCGGTAAGACCACCACCACGGAGAGGATACTGTTCTATACCGGGATAACTCACCGTATGGGCGAGGTGCATGACGGCGCTGCCACAATGGACTGGATGGTTCAGGAACAGGAGCGGGGCATTACCATTACCTCTGCAGCAACTACAACATTCTGGAAATACAATAATGAAGATTACAAGATAAATATTATAGATACACCCGGCCATGTCGATTTTACTGTAGAGGTTGAGCGGTCGCTCCGTATACTGGATGGGGCCGTTGCCGTTTTTTGTGCAGTAGGAGGTGTCGAGCCGCAGTCCGAGACCGTATGGAGGCAGGCGGACAGATATAAGGTGCCACGTATTGGTTTTGTTAACAAAATGGACCGCTCGGGAGCCGACTTCCTGACAGTGGTGTCGCAGATACATGAGAAGCTTGGAGCGAACCCTGTTCCCCTGCAGTTGCCAATTGGCTCTGAAGAGAACTTCAGGGGTGTTGTCGACCTGATCGAGATGAAGGCCGTGATCTGGCATGCGGATAAGCTTGGCGTCACCTATGAAATGACAGGCATACCCGATGATTTGGAAGAAGAGGCACAGGAGTGGAGGGGCAGGCTGATCGAATCGGTAGCCGATGCCGACGACACCATTCTTGAGCAGTACCTTGAAGATCCCGGATCAATAACAAATGAGCAGCTGATAGCTGCCATCAGGAAAGCAACCATAGGCATGAGCGTTGTACCGGTAATGTGCGGTGCCGCTTTCAAGAATAAGGGAATACAGCGCCTGCTGGATGCTATTGTAGCCTTTTTGCCGTCACCGGTCGATATTGATGCTATAAAGGGCATCAACCCCCGCAACGACGAAACGATTGAAAGGAAGCCCGACCATACGGAGCCTATGTCAGCCCTGGCGTTTAAGATAGCTACCGACCCGTTTGTAGGGCGTCTTGCGTTTTTGAGGGTCTACAGCGGACGTATAGTGGCCGGGAGCCATGTTCTGAATGTTCGTACAGGCAAGAAGGAGCGGATTACCCGGCTGTACCAGATGCATGCAAACAAGCAGATTCCTAAGGAGTTTATCGAAGCGGGTGATATATGTGCTGCAGTAGGATTCAAGAATCTGCGGACAGGCGATACTCTTTGTGATGAGAAAAAGCCCGTACTTCTGGAATCGATCACTTTTCCCGAACCGGTAATCGGAGTGGCAATAGAGCCTAAAACTCAGGCTGACATTGACAAGTTGGGTATAGCTCTAAACAAGCTCTCTGAGGAGGACCCCACATTTAAGGTGAGGTATGACGAGCAGTCCGGCCAGACACTGATAAACGGTATGGGAGAACTGCACCTTGAGATACTGGTTGACAGGCTTAAGCGTGAATTCAAGGTTGAGTGCAACCAGGGTGCGCCCCAGGTGGCCTACAAGGAAGCTATAACCATGCCCGTTGAACACAGGGAAGTGTTCAGGAAGCAGACAGGGGGCAGGGGTAAGTTTGCCGACATAATAATAAAAATATCTCCTGCTGATGAGGGGCATACCGGACTTCAGTTTATTGATGAGGTCAAGGGAGGCAATATTCCAAAGGAATACATACCCTCGGTTCAGAAGGGGTTTGCAGAGGCTATGCAAAACGGTGTACTGGCAGGATTTCCTGTCGAGAGCCTCAAGGTTGAGCTTGTTGACGGGTCATATCACAATGTTGACTCAGACAGCCTGTCATTTGAAATTGCTGCTAAACAGGCTTTCAGGCATGCACTGCCGAAGACAAAACCGGTACTGCTGGAGCCGATAATGAAAGTTGAAGTTGTTACCCCGGAGGAGTACATGGGAGATGTAATATCAGATTTCAATAAAAGAAGGGGCAACGTCGAAAAGATGGAAGGAAAAGCAGGCGCCAGGATAATTCGTGCCAGGGTGCCGCTTGCCGAACAATTCGGTTACGTTACCGTGCTGCGCACACTCACATCGGGAAGAGCCACTTCAACAATGGAGTTTTCACATTACGAAAAGGTTACAGACGCTATAGCGAAAAAAATACTGGAAAGCTCAACCGGGCGAAAAGAATCAGCATAA
- a CDS encoding 50S ribosomal protein L24, protein MGRKYHIKKGDTVYVISGEAKGQQGRVLDVITKEGKAIVEGVNMVARHTKPNAKHTQGGIIRKEAPVNITNLMLVDPSTGNPTKVGRRVNDKNKLVRYSKKTGEEIK, encoded by the coding sequence ATGGGCAGAAAATACCATATAAAGAAAGGTGATACGGTTTATGTTATCTCTGGTGAAGCCAAGGGGCAACAGGGAAGGGTTCTCGATGTGATTACAAAAGAAGGGAAGGCCATTGTTGAAGGTGTCAACATGGTGGCCCGGCACACGAAACCAAATGCAAAGCACACACAGGGTGGAATAATCAGGAAGGAAGCGCCTGTCAATATTACCAACCTGATGCTGGTGGACCCTTCAACAGGCAATCCCACAAAAGTGGGCCGCCGGGTAAATGATAAAAACAAATTGGTACGTTATTCTAAAAAAACGGGGGAGGAAATCAAGTAA
- a CDS encoding 30S ribosomal protein S7, whose translation MRKSKPKKRILLPDPKYGDIEVTRFVNNMMYQGKKSLSFNIFYDAMDIVEKKTKESGKPPLEVWKKALENITPMVEVKSRRVGGATFQVPQEVRSERKVSISMKNMILFSRKRAGKTMADKLAAEIVAAFNEEGAAFKRKEDMHRMAEANKAFAHFRF comes from the coding sequence ATGAGAAAGTCAAAACCAAAGAAGAGAATCCTGCTTCCGGATCCGAAATATGGAGACATTGAGGTTACCCGGTTTGTAAACAATATGATGTATCAGGGTAAGAAGAGCCTTTCATTCAATATCTTTTACGATGCAATGGATATCGTAGAGAAAAAGACAAAGGAATCAGGCAAACCACCTCTCGAGGTTTGGAAGAAAGCACTTGAGAACATTACCCCCATGGTAGAGGTTAAGAGCCGCAGGGTTGGAGGAGCCACTTTCCAGGTACCGCAGGAGGTAAGGTCGGAGAGAAAGGTTTCTATCAGCATGAAGAACATGATCCTTTTTTCGCGCAAACGTGCCGGAAAAACCATGGCCGACAAGCTGGCAGCTGAGATAGTGGCTGCATTTAATGAGGAAGGCGCCGCTTTCAAAAGAAAAGAGGATATGCACAGGATGGCTGAGGCGAACAAGGCTTTTGCCCATTTCAGGTTCTAA
- a CDS encoding 30S ribosomal protein S19, which translates to MTRSLKKGPFIDYKLDKRVTDMNKSGKKTVIKTWSRRSMISPDFVGHTIAVHNGNKFIPVYVTENMVGHKLGEFSPTRMFRGHGGKRNK; encoded by the coding sequence ATGACTCGCTCACTGAAGAAAGGACCATTTATTGATTACAAGCTGGATAAAAGGGTTACCGACATGAACAAGTCGGGCAAGAAGACAGTTATCAAGACCTGGTCGCGCCGTTCAATGATATCGCCCGATTTTGTCGGCCATACGATTGCCGTTCACAACGGGAACAAATTCATTCCCGTATATGTTACCGAGAACATGGTGGGGCACAAACTCGGCGAATTCTCTCCCACCCGGATGTTCCGGGGTCACGGAGGAAAAAGGAATAAATAG
- a CDS encoding 50S ribosomal protein L3 — protein sequence MSGLIGKKIGMTTVFDEDGRSTPCTVIEAGPCVVTQLKTVEKDGYEAVQLAFDEKKEKSCNKPMLGHFRKAKTTPKKKLHEFYNFKQEVELGDVITVDLLKNDTWLDITGLSKGKGFQGVVKRHGFAGVGQATHGQHNRMRAPGSIGSSSYPSRVFKGMRMAGRMGGENVMMISLRVIKIIPESNLLLVRGSVPGAKGSYLIIQQ from the coding sequence ATGTCCGGATTAATTGGAAAAAAGATAGGCATGACCACGGTGTTTGATGAGGACGGGAGGAGTACACCCTGTACGGTTATTGAGGCAGGCCCCTGTGTCGTCACACAGTTAAAGACGGTGGAGAAGGACGGCTATGAGGCTGTTCAGCTTGCCTTTGACGAGAAGAAGGAGAAGTCATGCAACAAGCCCATGCTAGGGCACTTCAGGAAGGCAAAAACCACCCCTAAAAAGAAACTTCATGAGTTTTACAATTTTAAGCAGGAGGTGGAGCTTGGAGATGTAATTACTGTTGACTTGCTGAAGAATGACACCTGGCTCGATATTACCGGGTTGTCAAAAGGAAAAGGATTTCAGGGTGTTGTGAAAAGGCACGGTTTTGCAGGAGTGGGACAGGCTACCCACGGACAGCACAACAGGATGCGTGCGCCCGGATCGATCGGAAGTTCGTCATATCCCTCGCGTGTATTCAAAGGAATGAGGATGGCCGGAAGGATGGGCGGCGAAAATGTTATGATGATATCCCTCAGGGTCATAAAGATAATACCCGAGAGCAATCTTCTGCTGGTCAGGGGATCAGTTCCGGGTGCGAAAGGTTCATATTTAATTATTCAGCAATAA
- a CDS encoding 30S ribosomal protein S17, with protein MERKLRKERVGVVISNKMDKSILVTVNRRVKHPIYGKFVKKSTKLMAHDEQNSCNIGDTVKIMETRPMSKDKCWRLVEIIERAK; from the coding sequence ATGGAAAGGAAACTTAGAAAAGAACGGGTCGGTGTTGTTATAAGCAACAAAATGGATAAATCCATATTAGTTACCGTTAACCGCAGGGTTAAGCATCCGATTTACGGAAAGTTTGTAAAGAAATCGACCAAGCTGATGGCTCATGATGAGCAGAACAGCTGTAATATTGGTGATACTGTCAAGATAATGGAAACAAGGCCTATGAGCAAGGATAAATGCTGGAGGCTGGTAGAAATAATTGAAAGAGCTAAATAA
- a CDS encoding 30S ribosomal protein S10, with protein sequence MSQKIRIKLKSYDHNLVDKSTEKIVKTVKTTGAIVSGPIPLPTHKRIFTVLRSPFVNKKSREQFELSSYKRLLDIYSSTPKTIDALMKLELPSGVEVEIKV encoded by the coding sequence ATGAGCCAGAAAATACGAATAAAACTGAAATCATACGATCACAACCTGGTGGACAAGTCGACCGAAAAGATCGTTAAGACCGTAAAGACAACGGGAGCAATCGTGAGCGGGCCGATCCCGCTGCCCACCCACAAGAGGATATTCACGGTTCTGCGTTCGCCGTTTGTGAATAAGAAATCCAGGGAGCAGTTTGAACTGAGTTCATACAAGCGCCTGCTTGATATATACAGTTCAACTCCCAAAACAATAGATGCACTGATGAAACTGGAATTGCCCAGCGGAGTTGAGGTTGAAATAAAAGTGTAA
- a CDS encoding 30S ribosomal protein S8 → MTDPIADYLTRLRNAIMAKHKIVEIPASNVKKDITKILHEKGYILNYKFQDDGVQGIIKIALKYHPETKQPAIKSLRRVSRPGLRQYKGRDDLPRVLNGLGIAIMSTSQGVMTDKEARKKSIGGEVMCYVY, encoded by the coding sequence ATGACAGATCCGATAGCAGATTATCTTACGCGGCTGAGAAATGCCATCATGGCAAAGCATAAGATCGTTGAGATTCCTGCTTCCAATGTAAAAAAGGATATAACCAAAATTCTTCATGAGAAGGGTTATATTCTTAACTATAAATTCCAGGATGACGGGGTGCAGGGTATCATTAAGATTGCCCTGAAGTATCATCCTGAGACAAAGCAGCCGGCCATTAAATCGCTTCGCCGTGTCAGCCGGCCTGGTCTGAGGCAGTACAAAGGCAGGGATGACCTTCCCAGGGTGCTTAACGGACTGGGCATTGCTATAATGTCGACATCCCAGGGAGTTATGACCGATAAGGAAGCCCGTAAGAAGAGTATCGGCGGTGAAGTAATGTGTTACGTTTATTAA
- a CDS encoding 50S ribosomal protein L2: MAVRKLNPVTPGQRHKIKSTFEHITTGKPEKSLLAPHKKSGGRNNQGKMTMRYLGGGHKRRYRVIDFKRNKDGIPAVVKTVEYDPNRSARIALVVYADGEKRYIVAPAGLKIGQTIMSGKDVAPEIGNTLFLSDIPLGTVVHNIELQPGKGAAMARSAGSYAQLTSREGKYAIIKLPSGEMRMVLVTCRATIGSVSNPDNALERSGKAGRSRWLGRRPRVRGVVMNPVDHPMGGGEGRASGGHPRSRTGLPAKGYKTRSKKKASSRYIVEKRKK; this comes from the coding sequence ATGGCAGTACGTAAATTAAACCCGGTTACCCCGGGGCAGAGGCACAAGATAAAATCGACTTTCGAGCATATCACCACTGGAAAGCCCGAGAAGTCGCTCCTTGCACCGCATAAGAAGTCGGGCGGGAGGAACAACCAGGGCAAGATGACAATGAGGTATCTGGGCGGCGGCCATAAGCGCCGTTACCGGGTCATAGACTTCAAAAGGAACAAGGATGGAATTCCTGCCGTGGTAAAAACTGTTGAGTATGATCCCAACCGTTCGGCGAGGATCGCACTTGTGGTTTATGCTGACGGCGAAAAAAGGTATATAGTTGCGCCGGCAGGATTGAAGATTGGACAGACAATCATGTCTGGGAAGGATGTGGCGCCGGAGATAGGAAACACACTGTTCCTTTCGGATATACCCCTTGGTACGGTAGTTCATAATATTGAGCTGCAGCCTGGCAAGGGCGCGGCAATGGCAAGAAGCGCAGGTTCATATGCCCAGCTTACCAGCCGTGAAGGAAAGTATGCCATTATCAAGCTTCCTTCGGGCGAGATGAGGATGGTACTTGTTACCTGCCGTGCTACAATCGGGTCGGTATCCAATCCTGACAATGCACTTGAACGTTCCGGCAAGGCCGGCCGCAGCCGCTGGCTGGGACGCAGGCCGAGGGTGCGGGGTGTTGTGATGAACCCGGTTGATCATCCGATGGGTGGCGGGGAAGGACGTGCTTCAGGCGGACACCCCAGGTCAAGAACCGGATTGCCTGCAAAGGGTTACAAGACCCGTTCGAAAAAGAAGGCTTCAAGCAGGTATATTGTAGAGAAAAGGAAAAAATAA
- a CDS encoding 50S ribosomal protein L4: MELAVYNIKGEETGRNVSLDDGIFGIEPNDHAIYLDVKHYMAGKRQGTHKTKERSEITGSTKKIKRQKGTGTARAGDIKSPIFRGGGRTFGPQPRDYSFKLNKKVKKLARRSALAYKAKSDKIRVIEDFSLEAPRTAEYAAFLSNLKANGEKSLLVLNEQNNNIYLSSRNLQGAKVITASELNTYDIMNASVLLIAESSVDILDNMLSNRKQ; encoded by the coding sequence ATGGAGTTAGCAGTATATAATATCAAAGGTGAAGAGACAGGCAGGAACGTAAGCCTGGATGATGGCATCTTCGGAATAGAGCCGAATGATCATGCTATTTATCTTGATGTGAAGCATTACATGGCCGGCAAAAGGCAGGGCACTCACAAGACCAAGGAGCGTTCGGAGATTACCGGCAGTACCAAGAAGATCAAAAGGCAAAAAGGGACAGGCACTGCACGTGCAGGTGATATCAAGAGTCCCATTTTCAGGGGCGGTGGCCGTACATTTGGTCCTCAACCGCGTGATTACAGCTTCAAGCTGAATAAGAAGGTAAAAAAGCTTGCGAGGAGGTCAGCTCTTGCATACAAGGCCAAATCCGACAAGATCAGGGTTATTGAGGACTTCAGCCTGGAGGCGCCCCGCACAGCCGAATATGCCGCATTCCTCAGCAATCTCAAGGCTAACGGTGAAAAATCACTGCTGGTGCTGAATGAACAGAACAACAACATATATCTGTCATCTCGCAATCTGCAGGGCGCAAAGGTCATCACCGCGTCAGAACTGAATACATATGACATCATGAACGCATCGGTACTTTTAATTGCCGAGAGCTCTGTCGATATCCTGGATAACATGTTAAGCAACCGGAAACAGTAA
- a CDS encoding 50S ribosomal protein L16 yields the protein MLQPKKTKYRRQQKGKMKGNAQRGNQLAFGSFGIKALEESWITSRQIEAARQAVTRHMKREGQIWIRIFPDKPITKKPAEVRMGKGKGAPEAFVAPVTPGRIIIEAEGVPIEVAREALRLAAQKLPITTKFVVRRDFEHKPN from the coding sequence ATGTTACAGCCAAAGAAAACGAAATACAGACGGCAGCAGAAAGGCAAGATGAAGGGCAACGCACAGCGTGGCAACCAGCTGGCATTCGGCTCTTTCGGGATAAAGGCACTTGAGGAGTCATGGATCACGAGCCGTCAGATTGAAGCTGCCAGGCAGGCGGTTACCCGTCATATGAAAAGGGAGGGGCAGATCTGGATCAGGATATTTCCTGACAAGCCCATTACCAAGAAACCGGCAGAGGTCCGTATGGGTAAGGGTAAAGGTGCTCCCGAAGCTTTCGTTGCACCGGTTACTCCCGGCAGGATAATAATAGAGGCGGAAGGTGTGCCTATTGAAGTCGCCAGGGAGGCTCTCAGGCTTGCAGCCCAGAAGCTGCCTATTACCACGAAATTCGTTGTGCGGCGTGATTTTGAGCACAAACCCAATTGA
- a CDS encoding 50S ribosomal protein L23, translated as MEIIKKPIITEKMTNLGEKLNRYGFIVDKKANKIQIKKAVEEMYDVRVDAVNTIIYGGKSKSRYTKTGMIHGKTGSFKKAIVTLAEGEVIDFYSNI; from the coding sequence ATGGAAATTATAAAAAAACCGATCATTACCGAAAAAATGACCAATCTCGGCGAGAAGCTGAACAGGTATGGTTTTATTGTAGATAAGAAGGCCAATAAAATACAGATAAAAAAGGCCGTGGAAGAGATGTATGATGTGCGGGTAGATGCGGTAAACACCATTATTTACGGAGGCAAGTCCAAATCCAGGTATACCAAGACCGGGATGATACACGGCAAGACAGGATCATTCAAAAAGGCGATTGTAACTCTTGCCGAGGGTGAAGTGATTGATTTCTATAGTAATATATAG
- a CDS encoding 50S ribosomal protein L29: MKIKEIKELSTSEIEERIDTEKSLLLKLRMNHTVSPLDNPLKIPATKRNIARLKTELRQRMLTEKQKS, translated from the coding sequence ATGAAGATTAAAGAGATAAAGGAGTTATCCACCAGCGAAATAGAGGAACGGATCGACACTGAGAAGAGCCTCCTGCTCAAGCTCAGGATGAACCATACGGTATCGCCGCTTGACAATCCTCTTAAAATACCGGCTACCAAAAGGAATATTGCCAGGTTGAAGACTGAATTGCGTCAACGTATGTTAACAGAGAAACAGAAAAGTTAG
- a CDS encoding 30S ribosomal protein S12 yields MPTIQQLVRKGRTRLTEKKKAPALDACPQRRGVCVRVYTTTPKKPNSAMRKVARVRLTNGKEVNSYIPGEGHNLQEHSIVLIRGGRVKDLPGVRYHLIRGALDTSGVEGRTQRRSKYGTKRPKVKK; encoded by the coding sequence ATGCCTACAATTCAGCAGTTAGTAAGAAAAGGAAGGACCAGGCTTACCGAAAAGAAGAAGGCTCCTGCTCTGGATGCATGCCCTCAAAGAAGGGGTGTTTGCGTGCGCGTATATACTACCACACCGAAAAAACCCAATTCGGCCATGAGGAAAGTGGCCAGGGTAAGGCTTACCAACGGGAAGGAAGTGAATTCATATATCCCCGGTGAGGGTCATAACCTGCAGGAACACTCTATTGTACTGATCAGGGGCGGCAGGGTCAAGGATCTGCCCGGTGTGAGATACCACCTGATTCGCGGTGCACTGGACACCTCAGGGGTAGAGGGACGTACGCAAAGAAGGTCAAAATACGGCACAAAGAGGCCAAAGGTTAAAAAATAA
- a CDS encoding 30S ribosomal protein S3: protein MGQKVNPISNRLGIIRGWDSNWYGGNDYSAKLVEDHKIRQYLNARLAKASISKIIIERTLKLITVTVNTARPGIIIGKGGQEVDKLKEELKEITQKEVQINIFEVKRPELDATIVANNLARQIEGKISYRRAIKMAIASTMRMGAEGIKVQISGRLGGAEMARSEMYKEGRTPLHTLRANIDYALSEALTKVGMIGVKVWICNGEVYGKRDLSPNLGAGGPATGDKPKDRGGFKRRKK from the coding sequence ATGGGACAAAAAGTTAATCCGATAAGTAACAGGCTGGGCATAATCAGGGGGTGGGATTCCAACTGGTATGGAGGCAACGATTATTCTGCCAAGCTGGTTGAGGACCACAAGATCAGGCAGTATCTCAATGCAAGGCTTGCCAAGGCGAGTATTTCAAAAATTATAATCGAGCGTACGCTCAAGCTTATTACGGTAACCGTGAATACTGCCAGGCCCGGGATAATTATCGGGAAAGGCGGTCAGGAAGTTGACAAACTCAAGGAGGAGCTTAAGGAGATCACGCAGAAGGAAGTGCAGATCAATATTTTTGAGGTTAAGCGCCCCGAACTTGACGCTACAATAGTAGCCAACAACCTTGCGAGGCAGATTGAGGGTAAGATATCCTACAGGCGTGCCATCAAGATGGCAATCGCCTCGACCATGCGAATGGGCGCTGAAGGAATTAAGGTGCAGATAAGCGGCAGGCTTGGCGGAGCAGAGATGGCAAGGTCGGAAATGTACAAGGAGGGACGGACGCCCCTGCATACCCTTAGGGCCAATATTGATTATGCACTCAGCGAGGCTCTGACCAAGGTTGGAATGATCGGTGTTAAGGTGTGGATATGTAACGGAGAAGTTTACGGAAAACGCGACCTGTCGCCGAATCTCGGAGCAGGCGGACCTGCAACCGGAGATAAGCCCAAGGACAGGGGAGGTTTTAAAAGAAGGAAAAAATAG
- a CDS encoding 50S ribosomal protein L14, with product MIQQESRLGVADNSGAKEVLCIRVLGGSGKKYARVGDKIVVTVKSAIPSGEIKKGTVTKAVVVRTRNEIRRTDGSYIRFDDNAVVLLNNVGEIRGTRIFGPVPRELRDKYMKIVSLAPEVL from the coding sequence ATGATACAACAAGAGAGCAGATTAGGCGTAGCTGACAACTCAGGGGCCAAAGAGGTCCTTTGCATCAGGGTTCTTGGCGGAAGCGGAAAGAAATATGCAAGAGTAGGCGATAAGATAGTTGTTACTGTTAAAAGCGCTATTCCCTCAGGTGAAATCAAGAAGGGAACAGTAACCAAGGCCGTCGTTGTCCGCACCAGGAATGAAATACGCAGAACCGACGGATCCTATATCCGGTTCGATGACAACGCGGTAGTTCTTCTCAACAACGTTGGTGAAATAAGGGGTACCCGTATATTCGGACCCGTCCCGCGTGAGCTTCGCGATAAATATATGAAGATAGTTTCGCTTGCGCCGGAAGTATTATAG